Genomic segment of Deltaproteobacteria bacterium:
ATGTTGAAAGCGATTGAGCTGCTCGATGCTCATCTTCTTGAAACGACTCTGCCGCTCGACATAGCTGACGACGGGCTGGCGCTTGCCTTTCTTGGCCAGTGTCTCGCTTCTTCCCGTGAACCGGAATTTTCCGTCCTCGATCTCAAAGAGGGGAAACACGCCCGTTTCCACCGCGAGTTTTCCGATCCGTACCGTGTCCTTTGCCGGGTATCCCCAGCCCGGGGGGCAGGGCGTGTCGATGTGGATATACCGGGTGCCCTTGATCCTCTTTGCCTTGACGAACTTGTCATAAAGATCGGCGGGATAGGCGGGTGATACGGTTGCCAGGTAGGGAATATCATGGGCTTCCATGATCTTGATCAGGTCCTTCTTTTTTTCCTGCTTGGTCAGGATGGGCGTCGTGGTCGTCAGTGCTCCCATGGGTGTCGCTCCGGACCTCTGGGTTCCCGTGTTCATATAGGCTTCGTTGTCATAGCAGGCAAAGATGAAATCCGTGTTTCTCTCGGCGGCGCCGCTGAGCGACTGGATTCCCATGTCATAGGTGCCGCCGTCTCCCGTGAGCGCCAGAACGGTGATGTCGGGACGGTTCAGTGCCTTCAGGGCCGCGACTATCCCCGAGGCGGAGGCGGCATTTCCGGCGAAGGTGATGTTGATCGCCGGAACGATGACCGAGCAGACGGGATAAAGCCCGTGGAGAACGCAGAGGCAGCTGGGGGGAATGGCCACGATGGTATTTTCCCGAAGCGCCTTGAGGATGAAACGATAGGCCAGGGAAAGGCCGCATCCCTGGCAGGATCGGTTGCCGGGAAGTATGTATTCGGTTTCGTTTATTCTGAATATATTTTCCTGCATTTCTTCTACCCCGTGTGACAATTCAGCCAGAATGTTTTATTGTCCCGGTCTCCCCGCTCCATCATTTCGATGGAGGACGCCACCGCTTCTGACAATTCCCGTGCCTTGACGTCACGGCCGCCGATCCCAGAGATGTAGTTGTGAACAGGCGCCTTCACCTCGCTGCCGTAAAGCGCCGATTTCAGGTCCGTCGACATGCCTCCGGTGAAGCCGTAGCTGACACACTTTTCAAATACGACGATCATCTTCGCCCGGGCGAAGGCGTTTCGAACTTCTGATATCGGGAAGGGACGGAAAACCCTGATGCCGACTGCACCGGCCTTGATTCCTTCTTTTCGAAGGGCGTCAACGGCGACGGTCGTCTCGGCGGCTATGGAACCCATGCCTGTCAGGAGGATGTCGGCGTCTTCGGTCAGGTATTCCCATATCATGCCGCCGTGATCACGGCCGAAGAGCCGGGCGAATTCATCGCTCGCCCGCTCGATGACGGGAGCCGAGTCCAGCAGTGCCGCCTGCAGCTTGTAGCGCATTTCCATGTAGCCGTCGCACAGGACCCCCTCGGCGTTTTCCCGCCGCCAGGGGAAAAAGACGGGGTTGACGGTCCGGGGGTGTTCCGGCGAAATCTCGGTGTGCGGCTTGTACGGCGGCAGGTATTCCCGCACCGTACTTTCTTCGGGAATTTCCACGGGCATCATGGTGTGGGACAGAACGAACCCGTCGTAGCAGACCATGACGGGAATATATACCGATTCGGCGATCCGGTAAGCCTGGATGATCGTGTCGATGATCTCCTGGTTGTTGCGGCAGTACATCTGGATCCACCCGGCGTCCCGTTGGGAAAAGGAATCCTGCTGGTCGTTGAAAATGGACCAGGGTGCCCCTACGCCGCGGTTCACGCAGCACATGACGATGGGAAGCCGCGAGCCGGCGGCCCAGTGGATCTGTTCGTGCATGTAGAGAAGCCCGTTGGCGCTCGTCGCGGTGAAGACCCGGGCCCCCACGGTCGACGCCGAGATACAGACCGTCAACGCCGAATGTTCACCCTCAACCCGGACATATTCGGCCCGCAGCTCTCCGCTTTCCACGTAGGTCGAGAGCTTTTCCGACAGGCTGGTCTGGGGGGTGATCGGATAGGCGGCTATGACATGGGGTTTCACGAGCTTGACCGCCAGGGACGCCGCCTCGTTACCCGTAATGATCCTGACGTCACTCATCGTCACATTCCACCTTTCTTACCATCCTGATGGCATTCGGTGGGCATTCTTCCGCGCAGATGCCGCACCCCTTGCAGTAGTCGAGATTTATCCGCACCGGGATGGACATGGAAACAACGCCGTCGGGACAATAGAGCCAGCAGAGAAAGCAGGCGGCCTTGTTCTTTGAGGAGGGGATGCACTTGGTGTGATCGATGACCGGTTTCAGATCGCTCCAGTCCCCCGTTTTCCCTGCTTCACCGATGGCCGGGGAGCAGATACCCGCGATATTCGTGTCTTGTTTCTCCATTGTCAGTCTTCCTTCGGTGCGCCGGTTCGCTCGTAGGCGATCCTGATGGCCTCAAAATTTGCGTAAGCCTGATCTTCGGCCATTTTTTTCCTGATCCCCCGCTGAATATTGTCCAGCGTGATCAATCCGGACATTTTTACAAAGGACCCGACAAGCGGCGTGTTTACCGTCGGCAGGCCGCCGACAAAAAGACGCTGTTCCCGGGCTATGCGGGCGGCATCGATGACAACGGCGCTGTGGCAGCCGTTCAATGACAGGTCCTCCAGACAGCGCGACGTGTTGATGATGATGGTCCCGGTTTCCTTCAACCGTTCCGGGATGTTCATGATGTCGAGGAGTGATTCGTCGAGCACGACGGCGTAATCGGCGTATTCGATCTGTGAAAAGGTCCGGATGGGCTCTTCCGATATTCTCGTTGAGGCGGTCAGCGGGGCCCCCCGTCTCTCCGGACCGAAGGTCGGGGCCGTCGTCACTCCCTTGAAGCCCTGAATATAGGCTGATTCCGCGACGATCTCCGATGCCAGGACGACACCCTGTCCGCCCCTGCCGTACCAGATGATTTCATACATGGCCGTTCCCTCATGCACGCCCCGGGCGTGCGTGTACAGGTAAAAAAAAGGCCATGGGTGAGTCACCCATGGCCTCCTTGCTTCTCTGTTTCTTCCTTTACATCCAACGATGAACAGGCCACGGGTATGTCACCCTGGTAAGAGCGAGGCACAAGAGGTATAAAAGGCTTTTTCGCTGCACTGTTCGTTCCGTCCGGCCTGTCATGGTATAACCATGAAGAATTCCGCAATTCCTATACCAAACGGTTCGGAATGTCAACAGCTATTTTTGACTGATTCTGAGCTGTTGACGCGCTCCGGGGTATCTGTTACAGGATAAAAGATCCCGCCGGGCGGGGGAATCCGGTGAGTAGAAAGCCGGAAGACCAAAGGGAGATTGAAGGAGGAGTTGCGATGGATCTTGGATTACAGGGTAAGACGGCCTTTGTCGCCGGCGGGAGCATGGGGCTTGGTAAAGCCGTGGCGATGGAACTGTGCCGGGAAGGAACACGGGTGACCATCTGCGCCCTCGATGATCCTGAACTGCCGAAAGCGGTGAAGGAGATCGCCGGCGAAACGGGCGGCGAGATATATGCCGTCGCCGCCGATCTCGCCGATGCAGAGCAGGCACAAAAAGCCGTCCGCGAATCACTGGATCGGTTCGGGAGCCTCGATATCCTGGTGAATAACGCCGGTGGTCCCCCATCGGTCCCCTTTCTCGAGATCGATG
This window contains:
- a CDS encoding 4Fe-4S binding protein; the protein is MEKQDTNIAGICSPAIGEAGKTGDWSDLKPVIDHTKCIPSSKNKAACFLCWLYCPDGVVSMSIPVRINLDYCKGCGICAEECPPNAIRMVRKVECDDE
- a CDS encoding pyruvate ferredoxin oxidoreductase — translated: MSDVRIITGNEAASLAVKLVKPHVIAAYPITPQTSLSEKLSTYVESGELRAEYVRVEGEHSALTVCISASTVGARVFTATSANGLLYMHEQIHWAAGSRLPIVMCCVNRGVGAPWSIFNDQQDSFSQRDAGWIQMYCRNNQEIIDTIIQAYRIAESVYIPVMVCYDGFVLSHTMMPVEIPEESTVREYLPPYKPHTEISPEHPRTVNPVFFPWRRENAEGVLCDGYMEMRYKLQAALLDSAPVIERASDEFARLFGRDHGGMIWEYLTEDADILLTGMGSIAAETTVAVDALRKEGIKAGAVGIRVFRPFPISEVRNAFARAKMIVVFEKCVSYGFTGGMSTDLKSALYGSEVKAPVHNYISGIGGRDVKARELSEAVASSIEMMERGDRDNKTFWLNCHTG
- a CDS encoding pyruvate synthase subunit beta, with amino-acid sequence MQENIFRINETEYILPGNRSCQGCGLSLAYRFILKALRENTIVAIPPSCLCVLHGLYPVCSVIVPAINITFAGNAASASGIVAALKALNRPDITVLALTGDGGTYDMGIQSLSGAAERNTDFIFACYDNEAYMNTGTQRSGATPMGALTTTTPILTKQEKKKDLIKIMEAHDIPYLATVSPAYPADLYDKFVKAKRIKGTRYIHIDTPCPPGWGYPAKDTVRIGKLAVETGVFPLFEIEDGKFRFTGRSETLAKKGKRQPVVSYVERQSRFKKMSIEQLNRFQHHVDSRWDEFVRRAES
- a CDS encoding 2-oxoacid:acceptor oxidoreductase family protein — encoded protein: MYEIIWYGRGGQGVVLASEIVAESAYIQGFKGVTTAPTFGPERRGAPLTASTRISEEPIRTFSQIEYADYAVVLDESLLDIMNIPERLKETGTIIINTSRCLEDLSLNGCHSAVVIDAARIAREQRLFVGGLPTVNTPLVGSFVKMSGLITLDNIQRGIRKKMAEDQAYANFEAIRIAYERTGAPKED